From a single Miscanthus floridulus cultivar M001 chromosome 8, ASM1932011v1, whole genome shotgun sequence genomic region:
- the LOC136472333 gene encoding tryptophan decarboxylase 1-like, protein MGSLDTKPTAFSAFGDDASGFQPLNPDDVRSYLHKAVDFISDYYKSVESLPVLPDVKPGYLRNELRSAPPTSSAPFDVTMKELRDSVVPGMTHWASPNFFAFFPSTNSAAAIAGDLIASAMNTVGFTWQAAPAATEMEVLALDWLAQLLRLPPSFMNRTGAAGRGTGGGVILGTTSEAMLVTLVAARDAALRRSGSQGVSGLPRLAVYAADQTHSTFFKACRLAGFDPANIRSIPTGPETDYALDPARLLEVMQADVDAGLVPTYVCATVGTTSSNAVDPVGAIADVAAVFNAWVHIDAAYAGSACICPEFRHHLDGVERVDSISMSPHKWLLTCLDCTCLWVRDTHRLTDSLETNPEYLKNDASESGNVTDLKDMQVGVGRRFRGLKLWMVMRTYGSAKLQEHIRSDVAMAKMFEDAVRADDRFEVVVPRNFALVCFRIKPHGGGMTEEDADEANRELMERLNRTGKAYLAHTVVGDRFVLRFAVGSSLQEERHVRSAWELINKTTTEIMQEQIVVE, encoded by the coding sequence ATGGGCAGCTTGGACACCAAGCCTACCGCCTTCTCCGCCTTCGGCGACGACGCCAGCGGCTTCCAGCCGCTCAACCCCGACGACGTCCGCTCCTACCTCCACAAGGCCGTCGACTTCATCTCCGACTACTACAAGTCCGTCGAGTCCCTACCCGTGCTGCCCGACGTCAAGCCGGGGTACCTGCGGAACGAGCTGCGGTCCGCGCCGCCTACATCCTCCGCCCCGTTCGACGTCACCATGAAGGAGCTCAGAGACTCCGTCGTCCCGGGGATGACCCACTGGGCCAGCCCCAACTTCTTCGCCTTCTTCCCGTCCACCAAcagcgccgccgccatcgccggcgACCTCATCGCCTCCGCCATGAACACCGTCGGCTTCACGTGGCAGGCCGCGCCCGCCGCCACCGAGATGGAGGTCCTCGCGCTCGACTGGCTCGCGCAGCTCCTGCGCCTGCCGCCCAGCTTCATGAACCGCACCGGCGCTGCTGGGCGCGGCACCGGTGGCGGCGTCATCCTGGGAACCACCAGCGAGGCCATGCTCGTCACCCTCGTCGCCGCGCGTGACGCTGCCCTCCGCCGGAGTGGCTCCCAGGGGGTGTCCGGCCTGCCGCGCCTGGCCGtgtacgccgccgaccagacgcaCTCCACCTTCTTCAAGGCGTGCCGCCTCGCCGGCTTCGACCCGGCCAACATCCGGTCCATCCCCACCGGCCCGGAGACGGACTATGCCCTCGACCCGGCGAGGCTGCTCGAGGTCATGCAGGCCGACGTCGACGCCGGCCTCGTGCCGACCTACGTCTGCGCCACTGTCGGCACCACGTCGTCCAACGCCGTCGATCCGGTGGGAGCCATTGCCGACGTCGCCGCCGTGTTCAATGCGTGGGTGCACATtgacgccgcctacgccgggagcGCGTGCATCTGCCCGGAGTTCCGGCACCACCTCGACGGCGTGGAGCGCGTCGACTCCATCAGCATGAGCCCGCACAAGTGGTTGCTCACCTGCCTGGACTGCACGTGCCTGTGGGTGCGCGACACGCACCGCCTCACCGACTCGCTGGAGACCAACCCGGAGTACTTGAAGAACGACGCCAGCGAGTCCGGCAACGTCACCGACCTCAAGGACATGCAGGTCGGCGTCGGCCGCCGTTTCCGGGGGCTGAAGCTCTGGATGGTCATGCGCACCTACGGCTCCGCCAAGCTCCAGGAGCACATCCGGAGCGATGTTGCCATGGCCAAGATGTTCGAGGATGCCGTGCGCGCCGACGACCGGTTCGAAGTCGTGGTTCCCAGGAACTTCGCGCTCGTGTGCTTCAGGATCAAGCCCCATGGCGGCGGCATGACGGAGGAGGACGCCGACGAGGCTAACCGTGAGCTCATGGAGCGCCTCAACAGGACCGGGAAGGCGTACTTGGCACACACGGTGGTCGGCGACAGGTTTGTGCTACGGTTCGCCGTGGGTTCGTCGCTGCAGGAGGAGAGGCACGTCCGGAGCGCGTGGGAGCTCATCAACAAGACCACCACTGAGATCATGCAGGAACAGATCGTTGTGGAGTAG